Proteins from a genomic interval of Quercus lobata isolate SW786 chromosome 11, ValleyOak3.0 Primary Assembly, whole genome shotgun sequence:
- the LOC115968489 gene encoding uncharacterized protein LOC115968489 codes for MATSTSWFLSNSLPLPPRHFPSPCPRFPSFSLSFPLRSSANPGKFQTLVLASSSAASFDDLSSNSKKSVLSSLIQEIEPLDVGHIQKDVPPMTVDAMKRTISGMLGLLPSDQFQVLIEALWEPLSKLLVSSMMTGYTLRNAEFRLCLERNLDMQEGNPEKQIPENSRLDLQGLLLDNASIINLSGEHELSSKFEKFTEDLSENFDIQDLGEMSPEAEHYILHLQSRLSSIKKELHEVKRKSAALQMQQFVGEEKNDLLDYLRSLQPEKVAELSEPTSPELKEIIHSIIHGLLATLSPKMHSKAPPLSENSPTGIVNVGSEDCAELVENTSLQFQPLISLTRDYLARLLFWCMLLGHYLRGLEYRMELMELLYLPINAEDDASSGEQVA; via the exons atggCAACCTCTACCTCCTGGTTCCTCTCCAATTCTCTCCCTCTTCCTCCGCGACACTTTCCTTCTCCATGCCCTCGCTTCCcttccttctccctctctttcccTCTTCGCTCTTCCGCAAACCCTGGAAAATTCCAAACCCTAGTCCTCGCCTCTTCCTCCGCCGCCTCTTTTGACGACCTCAGCTCCAACTCCAAG AAATCGGTTCTCTCAAGTTTGATACAGGAGATAGAGCCATTAGACGTGGGCCACATTCAGAAAGATGTGCCACCAATGACGGTGGATGCCATGAAACGGACTATATCTGGCATGTTGGGCTTACTTCCATCTGATCAATTTCAGGTTCTCATTGAGGCGTTGTGGGAACCTCTCTCAAAGTTATTGGTTTCTTCAATGATGACAGG GTATACATTGCGGAATGCTGAATTTAGGCTTTGCCTTGAAAGAAACCTTGATATGCAGGAAGGAAATCCTGAAAAACAAATACCAGAAAATAGTAGACTTGATTTACAAGGGTTGTTGCTTGACAATGCAAGTATAATTAATTTATCTGGAGAACATGAATTGTCatccaaatttgaaaaattcacTGAAGACTTGTCGGAGAATTTTGATATTCAAGACCTTGGTGAAATGTCCCCTGAAGCTGAACATTATATTCTTCATTTGCAGTCTCGTTTATCTTCAATAAAGAAG GAACTTCATGAAGTCAAGAGGAAAAGTGCTGCGCTTCAAATGCAACAGTTTGTTGGTGAGGAAAAAAATGATTTGCTGGATTACTTGAGATCTCTACAACCAGAAAAG GTAGCTGAATTATCAGAACCTACATCTCCCGAATTGAAAGAAATAATCCACTCCATCATTCATGGTCTCCTTGCCACCCTATCTCCCAAGATGCATTCTAAGGCTCCTCCTCTGTCAGAGAATTCGCCAACTGGAATAGTAAATGTGGGGAGTGAAGATTGTGCTGAGCTTGTTGAGAACACCTCACTGCAATTTCAGCCCCTCATTTCACTAACTCGGGACTACTTGGCACGTCTCCTCTTCTG GTGCATGTTGTTGGGGCACTATCTCCGAGGCCTGGAGTATCGGATGGAGCTGATGGAACTCTTATACCTGCCAATTAATGCTGAAGATGATGCTTCTAGTGGTGAGCAAGTTGCTTGA
- the LOC115968702 gene encoding receptor kinase-like protein Xa21 isoform X1: MSPFTLMMLIKRRSILLLLAFLLVQPCILHSSHSSNNFTDQSALIAFKSEISFLPNDTVFSAGNWSTTTNFCDWFGVSCSRRRQRVTALNLSYVGLQGTISPHIGNLSFLVSLDLGNNSFSGFLPHEIGNLHRLRELWLPNNLLEGNIPPTLHNCQKLELLSLYGNNLNGSIPKDLGMLPRLSQINLSTNRLMGTIPSSLSNLSSFKVLYLYSNSLTGAFPLVIFNLSSLEKIDITENNLSGTLPMDLCSRCPNLQELYISLNIFSGKLPSQFNNCRELLDLSLAYNMFDGSISKGFGSLKRLESLYLGNNYLIGNIPPILSNLSMLQLFFAQENHIKGNIPSDFWRLQNLNILVVENNNLTGTISENVFNITSLQELSLAGNSLSGINLSLATKISCPYLSTLYLGSNKISGRIPSYLSNFSDLRDVDFSENILSGPIPRSLGNLKYLIYLFLDENQLTGEPGHQENSFLTSLTSCTSLKMLSISLNPLNITIPETIGNFSGSLKTIYARKSQIRGQIPMGIGSLKNLTWLDLSYNKLSGNLPSTLGGLEELQRLHLRDNNIGGNIPEELCQLIKLGELFLSNNKISGSIPNCIGNLSFLQRLNLSYNKLTSSIPLNVWNLENMLFLDLSSNSLSGSLSPNMRTLKVIEYVNLSHNQITGNVPSIIGAFESLDNLDLSKNSFQGQIPDSFGQLKGLNRLNLSNNNLSGAIPKSLEVLQLLKHLNLSFNKLSGEIPFGGPFANFKAESFLGNEALCGNSIFGVPPCTSPSSKEARVKQLLLRYIVPSIASIIIFATLIIMLRRHPQYNMQIPSSLFTLPTMDHRMISYHELCRETNNFCESNLLGIGGFGVVYKGILSDGTIVAVKVLKLHLEGTFKSFDAECKLLRAFRHRNLVKVISVCSSLEFKALVLQYMSNYSLEKWLYSHNYYLNLVQRVGIMVDVASALDYLHNGQLECVVHCDLKPSNILLDEDMVAHVGDFGIAKILAENKDATQTKTIGTIGYIAPEYGSEGRVSTKGDIYSYGIILLEMITRKKPTDEMFVGELSMRQWIASIPDKMKVMDDGLLRIEDERDATVMQTILSSILELGLRCSEELPDERLDIKDVVAKVNKIKLALLGNRNRGV, translated from the exons ATGTCTCCCTTCACACTCATGATGCTAATTAAAAGGCGATCCATTCTCCTGCTCCTGGCTTTTCTGTTAGTGCAGCCATGTATACTTCACTCATCCCACTCTTCCAACAACTTTACAGATCAATCAGCTCTCATTGCCTTCAAATCTGAAATCAGTTTTCTTCCCAATGATACAGTCTTCTCTGCTGGTAACTGGTCCACAACAACAAACTTCTGTGACTGGTTTGGGGTCTCTTGCAGCCGACGCAGACAAAGAGTCACAGCCTTGAACCTTTCCTATGTGGGTCTACAAGGCACCATTTCCCCTCATATTGGCAACCTCTCCTTCCTAGTCTCACTTGATCTTGGAAACAACAGCTTCTCTGGTTTTCTGCCACATGAGATTGGTAATCTACACCGCTTGAGGGAACTTTGGCTGCCAAACAACTTATTGGAAGGTAATATTCCTCCAACTCTACATAATTGCCAGAAGCTTGAACTTTTATCTCTTTATGGAAACAATTTAAATGGTAGCATACCTAAAGATTTAGGCATGTTACCAAGGCTTAGCCAGATAAATCTTAGTACAAACCGTCTTATGGGTACAATACCATCGTCCCTCAGCAATTTGTCGTCATTTAAGGTATTGTATTTGTACTCCAATAGCCTCACTGGTGCATTTCCTCTTGTCATCTTTAACTTATCTTCTCTAGAGAAAATTGATATTACAGAAAATAATCTCTCAGGAACCCTTCCAATGGATCTTTGTAGCCGTTGTCCTAATCTTCAAGAACTGTATATTTCCTTGAACATATTCAGTGGTAAGCTCCCTTCACAGTTTAATAACTGCAGAGAGCTTTTAGACTTATCTCTAGCATACAATATGTTTGATGGAAGTATTTCAAAAGGTTTTGGGAGTTTAAAAAGGCTTGAAAGCCTCTATCTTGGAAATAACTACTTAATTGGAAATATTCCTCCTATATTAAGCAATTTATCGATGTTACAATTGTTTTTTGCTCAAGAAAACCACATTAAAGGAAACATTCCAAGTGACTTCTGGCGTCTCCAAAATCTGAATATATTGGTTGTTGAGAACAATAATCTCACTGGGACAATATCCGAAAATGTTTTCAACATTACCTCTCTACAAGAGCTCAGCTTGGCGGGCAATTCCTTGTCTGGAATTAATCTTTCATTAGCTACTAAGATCTCTTGCCCTTATCTTTCAACGTTGTATCTTGGTAGCAACAAAATTAGCGGTCGTATCCCATcatatctttcaaatttttctGACCTCCGCGATGTAGATTTTTCTGAAAATATACTCTCTGGGCCTATACCAAGAAGTCTTGGAAACTTAAAATATCTCATTTACCTTTTTCTGGATGAGAATCAACTAACAGGGGAGCCTGGGCATCAAGAGAATAGTTTCCTTACATCTTTAACCAGTTGCACATCTTTAAAGATGCTAAGTATATCCCTCAATCCCTTGAATATTACAATTCCGGAAACCATTGGAAATTTTTCGGGTTCGCTTAAAACCATTTATGCAAGGAAAAGCCAAATACGGGGTCAAATTCCAATGGGAATTGGTTCCTTGAAAAATTTGACCTGGCTTGATTTGAGCTATAACAAATTGTCTGGAAATTTGCCGTCAACATTAGGGGGATTAGAGGAATTGCAAAGATTGCATCTTAGAGACAATAATATTGGAGGAAACATTCCAGAAGAGCTTTGTCAGCTAATCAAGCTGGGAGAATTATTTCTctcaaataacaaaatttctGGATCCATCCCAAATTGCATTGGAAACCTCAGTTTTTTGCAGAGATTAAACTTGAGTTATAACAAACTGACATCATCAATCCCATTGAATGTGTGGAATCTTGAAAATATGTTGTTCTTGGATTTATCATCAAATTCCCTCAGCGGATCTTTGTCTCCAAACATGAGAACACTCAAAGTTATTGAGTACGTGAATTTATCTCATAACCAAATTACTGGAAATGTTCCAAGTATCATTGGTGCTTTTGAAAGCTTGGACAATCTTGATTTGTCAAAGAACTCATTTCAAGGACAAATTCCAGATTCTTTTGGGCAATTGAAAGGATTGAATCGGCTGAACCTTTCTAACAATAATCTCTCTGGTGCAATTCCTAAGTCTCTTGAGGTACTTCAGCTTCTCAAGCATTTGAATTTGTCATTCAATAAGTTATCGGGAGAGATTCCATTTGGTGGACCTTTTGCAAACTTCAAGGCAGAATCATTTTTAGGTAATGAAGCACTTTGTGGGAATTCAATTTTTGGAGTTCCACCTTGCACAAGTCCTAGTTCTAAAGAAGCAAGGGTGAAACAACTTTTGCTCAGATATATTGTTCCCAGCATTGCATCAATTATAATCTTTGCAACACTGATCATTATGCTAAGAAGACATCCACAATATAACATGCAAATTCCAAGTTCACTTTTCACATTACCTACAATGGATCACAGAATGATATCATATCATGAACTTTGTCGCGAGACAAATAACTTTTGTGAAAGCAACTTGCTTGGAATCGGAGGGTTTGGTGTTGTGTACAAAGGGATACTGTCTGATGGGACTATTGTTGCAGTCAAAGTTCTAAAACTGCATTTAGAGGGtacttttaaaagttttgatgCTGAATGCAAGTTGTTAAGGGCATTCCGACATAGGAATCTTGTTAAAGTCATTAGTGTATGCTCTAGTCTCGAGTTTAAAGCTTTAGTGTTGCAGTACATGTCAAATTATAGCCTTGAAAAGTGGTTATACTCTCACAACTACTACTTGAATCTTGTTCAAAGAGTAGGCATTATGGTTGATGTTGCATCGGCACTAGATTATCTCCACAATGGCCAATTAGAATGCGTGGTGCATTGTGATTTGAAGCCTAGCAATATTCTTTTGGACGAGGACATGGTTGCACATGTTGGGGACTTTGGCATTGCAAAGATTTTAGCTGAAAACAAGGACGCAACCCAAACCAAAACCATTGGTACAATTGGCTACATCGCACCAG AGTATGGTTCTGAAGGGAGAGTATCCACCAAAGGTGACATTTATAGCTATGGGATAATATTGTTGGAGATGATCACAAGAAAGAAACCAACCGATGAAATGTTTGTTGGAGAACTAAGTATGAGGCAATGGATTGCATCAATTCCTGACAAAATGAAAGTCATGGACGATGGTTTGCTTAGGATAGAAGATGAAAGAGATGCGACTGTCATGCAAACTATCCTTTCGTCTATCTTGGAATTAGGCTTGAGGTGTTCTGAAGAATTACCAGATGAAAGACTTGACATCAAGGATGTGGTGGCCAAGgttaacaaaatcaaattggCACTACTTGGAAACAGAAATAGGGGTGTTTGA
- the LOC115968702 gene encoding probable LRR receptor-like serine/threonine-protein kinase At3g47570 isoform X2, whose translation MSPFTLMMLIKRRSILLLLAFLLVQPCILHSSHSSNNFTDQSALIAFKSEISFLPNDTVFSAGNWSTTTNFCDWFGVSCSRRRQRVTALNLSYVGLQGTISPHIGNLSFLVSLDLGNNSFSGFLPHEIGNLHRLRELWLPNNLLEGTLPMDLCSRCPNLQELYISLNIFSGKLPSQFNNCRELLDLSLAYNMFDGSISKGFGSLKRLESLYLGNNYLIGNIPPILSNLSMLQLFFAQENHIKGNIPSDFWRLQNLNILVVENNNLTGTISENVFNITSLQELSLAGNSLSGINLSLATKISCPYLSTLYLGSNKISGRIPSYLSNFSDLRDVDFSENILSGPIPRSLGNLKYLIYLFLDENQLTGEPGHQENSFLTSLTSCTSLKMLSISLNPLNITIPETIGNFSGSLKTIYARKSQIRGQIPMGIGSLKNLTWLDLSYNKLSGNLPSTLGGLEELQRLHLRDNNIGGNIPEELCQLIKLGELFLSNNKISGSIPNCIGNLSFLQRLNLSYNKLTSSIPLNVWNLENMLFLDLSSNSLSGSLSPNMRTLKVIEYVNLSHNQITGNVPSIIGAFESLDNLDLSKNSFQGQIPDSFGQLKGLNRLNLSNNNLSGAIPKSLEVLQLLKHLNLSFNKLSGEIPFGGPFANFKAESFLGNEALCGNSIFGVPPCTSPSSKEARVKQLLLRYIVPSIASIIIFATLIIMLRRHPQYNMQIPSSLFTLPTMDHRMISYHELCRETNNFCESNLLGIGGFGVVYKGILSDGTIVAVKVLKLHLEGTFKSFDAECKLLRAFRHRNLVKVISVCSSLEFKALVLQYMSNYSLEKWLYSHNYYLNLVQRVGIMVDVASALDYLHNGQLECVVHCDLKPSNILLDEDMVAHVGDFGIAKILAENKDATQTKTIGTIGYIAPEYGSEGRVSTKGDIYSYGIILLEMITRKKPTDEMFVGELSMRQWIASIPDKMKVMDDGLLRIEDERDATVMQTILSSILELGLRCSEELPDERLDIKDVVAKVNKIKLALLGNRNRGV comes from the exons ATGTCTCCCTTCACACTCATGATGCTAATTAAAAGGCGATCCATTCTCCTGCTCCTGGCTTTTCTGTTAGTGCAGCCATGTATACTTCACTCATCCCACTCTTCCAACAACTTTACAGATCAATCAGCTCTCATTGCCTTCAAATCTGAAATCAGTTTTCTTCCCAATGATACAGTCTTCTCTGCTGGTAACTGGTCCACAACAACAAACTTCTGTGACTGGTTTGGGGTCTCTTGCAGCCGACGCAGACAAAGAGTCACAGCCTTGAACCTTTCCTATGTGGGTCTACAAGGCACCATTTCCCCTCATATTGGCAACCTCTCCTTCCTAGTCTCACTTGATCTTGGAAACAACAGCTTCTCTGGTTTTCTGCCACATGAGATTGGTAATCTACACCGCTTGAGGGAACTTTGGCTGCCAAACAACTTATTGGAAG GAACCCTTCCAATGGATCTTTGTAGCCGTTGTCCTAATCTTCAAGAACTGTATATTTCCTTGAACATATTCAGTGGTAAGCTCCCTTCACAGTTTAATAACTGCAGAGAGCTTTTAGACTTATCTCTAGCATACAATATGTTTGATGGAAGTATTTCAAAAGGTTTTGGGAGTTTAAAAAGGCTTGAAAGCCTCTATCTTGGAAATAACTACTTAATTGGAAATATTCCTCCTATATTAAGCAATTTATCGATGTTACAATTGTTTTTTGCTCAAGAAAACCACATTAAAGGAAACATTCCAAGTGACTTCTGGCGTCTCCAAAATCTGAATATATTGGTTGTTGAGAACAATAATCTCACTGGGACAATATCCGAAAATGTTTTCAACATTACCTCTCTACAAGAGCTCAGCTTGGCGGGCAATTCCTTGTCTGGAATTAATCTTTCATTAGCTACTAAGATCTCTTGCCCTTATCTTTCAACGTTGTATCTTGGTAGCAACAAAATTAGCGGTCGTATCCCATcatatctttcaaatttttctGACCTCCGCGATGTAGATTTTTCTGAAAATATACTCTCTGGGCCTATACCAAGAAGTCTTGGAAACTTAAAATATCTCATTTACCTTTTTCTGGATGAGAATCAACTAACAGGGGAGCCTGGGCATCAAGAGAATAGTTTCCTTACATCTTTAACCAGTTGCACATCTTTAAAGATGCTAAGTATATCCCTCAATCCCTTGAATATTACAATTCCGGAAACCATTGGAAATTTTTCGGGTTCGCTTAAAACCATTTATGCAAGGAAAAGCCAAATACGGGGTCAAATTCCAATGGGAATTGGTTCCTTGAAAAATTTGACCTGGCTTGATTTGAGCTATAACAAATTGTCTGGAAATTTGCCGTCAACATTAGGGGGATTAGAGGAATTGCAAAGATTGCATCTTAGAGACAATAATATTGGAGGAAACATTCCAGAAGAGCTTTGTCAGCTAATCAAGCTGGGAGAATTATTTCTctcaaataacaaaatttctGGATCCATCCCAAATTGCATTGGAAACCTCAGTTTTTTGCAGAGATTAAACTTGAGTTATAACAAACTGACATCATCAATCCCATTGAATGTGTGGAATCTTGAAAATATGTTGTTCTTGGATTTATCATCAAATTCCCTCAGCGGATCTTTGTCTCCAAACATGAGAACACTCAAAGTTATTGAGTACGTGAATTTATCTCATAACCAAATTACTGGAAATGTTCCAAGTATCATTGGTGCTTTTGAAAGCTTGGACAATCTTGATTTGTCAAAGAACTCATTTCAAGGACAAATTCCAGATTCTTTTGGGCAATTGAAAGGATTGAATCGGCTGAACCTTTCTAACAATAATCTCTCTGGTGCAATTCCTAAGTCTCTTGAGGTACTTCAGCTTCTCAAGCATTTGAATTTGTCATTCAATAAGTTATCGGGAGAGATTCCATTTGGTGGACCTTTTGCAAACTTCAAGGCAGAATCATTTTTAGGTAATGAAGCACTTTGTGGGAATTCAATTTTTGGAGTTCCACCTTGCACAAGTCCTAGTTCTAAAGAAGCAAGGGTGAAACAACTTTTGCTCAGATATATTGTTCCCAGCATTGCATCAATTATAATCTTTGCAACACTGATCATTATGCTAAGAAGACATCCACAATATAACATGCAAATTCCAAGTTCACTTTTCACATTACCTACAATGGATCACAGAATGATATCATATCATGAACTTTGTCGCGAGACAAATAACTTTTGTGAAAGCAACTTGCTTGGAATCGGAGGGTTTGGTGTTGTGTACAAAGGGATACTGTCTGATGGGACTATTGTTGCAGTCAAAGTTCTAAAACTGCATTTAGAGGGtacttttaaaagttttgatgCTGAATGCAAGTTGTTAAGGGCATTCCGACATAGGAATCTTGTTAAAGTCATTAGTGTATGCTCTAGTCTCGAGTTTAAAGCTTTAGTGTTGCAGTACATGTCAAATTATAGCCTTGAAAAGTGGTTATACTCTCACAACTACTACTTGAATCTTGTTCAAAGAGTAGGCATTATGGTTGATGTTGCATCGGCACTAGATTATCTCCACAATGGCCAATTAGAATGCGTGGTGCATTGTGATTTGAAGCCTAGCAATATTCTTTTGGACGAGGACATGGTTGCACATGTTGGGGACTTTGGCATTGCAAAGATTTTAGCTGAAAACAAGGACGCAACCCAAACCAAAACCATTGGTACAATTGGCTACATCGCACCAG AGTATGGTTCTGAAGGGAGAGTATCCACCAAAGGTGACATTTATAGCTATGGGATAATATTGTTGGAGATGATCACAAGAAAGAAACCAACCGATGAAATGTTTGTTGGAGAACTAAGTATGAGGCAATGGATTGCATCAATTCCTGACAAAATGAAAGTCATGGACGATGGTTTGCTTAGGATAGAAGATGAAAGAGATGCGACTGTCATGCAAACTATCCTTTCGTCTATCTTGGAATTAGGCTTGAGGTGTTCTGAAGAATTACCAGATGAAAGACTTGACATCAAGGATGTGGTGGCCAAGgttaacaaaatcaaattggCACTACTTGGAAACAGAAATAGGGGTGTTTGA
- the LOC115966737 gene encoding zinc finger BED domain-containing protein RICESLEEPER 2-like, protein MEPSTDSPPSQTTPVAQAGPAVQAEPVPTPTNAEALPPRPSDKTKVSEIAVDCGNNRKKSTAWDHFEKIKISEGQFKAVCHYCQKTYRANSKGHGTTNLLNHTPNCVKNPNKASLKGQQTLAFEPKMNGEEGFKLVPTAFTVEASRKALAEMIIIDELPFRIVEGYGFQKHSTTLQPKLQIRDIPSRQTVARDVISIYGVEREKLREALKGRRVCLTTDTWTSIQNLNYMSLTGHFIDDDWNLHKRILNFCLVEDHRGETIGRKIEMCLREWGVDGIFTLTVDNASSNGATIKFLQTVTKDWKGTILEHEFLHMRCCAHILNLIVGDGMKEIDAFIARVREAVRYVKSSPNRNQTFRSIMERLGIESKCLLSLDVPIRWNFTYLMLNTAEKFEKVFLRMDFEDNSYSSYFLNKENSGGLGSPCEVDFQNCRTFVGFLKLFYNATKKFSGSLYVTSNTFFDEMFVIQENIAHLIKSQNHLLKNMATKMEAKFEKYWGKGDKINKLLYVAVMLDPRKKMRFLKFSFFEIYEDEGANEMVDLVGNFMARLYDDYSRVDSPKVVLPSENERTHMEGDTVGCSDPYAMVNSRFERFLEVEKSIRCSNEMEKYLAENCESRRDGKFEILRWWKANSNGTQCCPNG, encoded by the coding sequence ATGGAACCCTCTACTGATTCCCCCCCTTCCCAAACAACACCCGTTGCCCAAGCTGGACCTGCTGTCCAAGCTGAACCTGTTCCCACTCCAACAAATGCTGAGGCACTTCCACCTAGACCTAGTGATAAAACCAAAGTGAGTGAGATAGCTGTTGATTGTGGTAATAATAGGAAGAAGTCTACTGCTTGggatcattttgaaaaaataaaaatcagtgaGGGTCAATTTAAGGCTGTCTGCCATTATTGCCAAAAAACTTACCGTGCTAATAGTAAGGGTCATGGTACtactaatttattgaatcaTACACCAAATTGTGTTAAGAATCCTAATAAAGCTTCACTTAAAGGGCAACAAACCTTAGCATTTGAACCCAAAATGAATGGGGAGGAAGGGTTTAAGCTTGTACCAACAGCCTTTACTGTTGAGGCTTCTAGGAAGGCACTCGCAGAAATGATTATAATAGACGAGTTGCCATTTAGGATTGTTGAAGGGTATGGGTTTCAAAAACATTCAACAACCTTACAACCTAAGTTGCAAATTAGGGATATCCCATCTCGTCAAACTGTGGCTAGAGATGTGATTAGCATTTAtggtgttgagagagagaaactaaggGAAGCCTTGAAAGGTCGTAGGGTGTGCCTTACTACGGACACATGGACTAGTATTCAAAATCTGAATTATATGTCCCTCACAGGTCATTTTATTGATGATGATTGGAACTTGCATaagagaattttgaatttttgtctaGTGGAAGACCATAGGGGAGAGACTATAGGTAGAAAGATTGAGATGTGTCTCCGTGAGTGGGGTGTTGATGGCATATTCACCTTGACAGTGGATAATGCTTCCTCTAATGGTGCTAccattaaatttttacaaacagTAACTAAAGATTGGAAGGGGACTATTTTAGAACATGAGTTCTTGCACATGAGGTGTTGTGCACATATCTTAAATTTGATTGTGGGAGATGGTATGAAAGAAATTGATGCGTTCATTGCTAGGGTGCGTGAAGCAGTGAGGTATGTGAAGTCCTCACCAAATAGAAATCAGACTTTTAGGAGTATTATGGAGAGATTAGGTATTGAATCCAAATGTTTACTAAGTCTTGATGTACCAATTAGGTGGAACTTTACCTATCTCATGTTAAATACTGctgaaaaatttgagaaagtgtTCCTAAGAATGGACTTTGAGGATAATAGCTATTCTTCATACTTTTTGAACAAGGAAAATAGTGGTGGTTTGGGATCTCCTTGTGAggttgattttcaaaattgtaggACATTTGTGGGtttcttgaaacttttttacaatGCAACTAAAAAGTTCTCCGGATCTTTGTATGTGACTTCAAATACCTTCTTTGATGAGATGTTTGTGATTCAAGAAAATATTGCTCATttaattaaatctcaaaatcatctcttgAAAAACATGGCAACTAAAATGGAAGCTAAGTTTGAAAAGTACTGGGGGAAAGGGGATAAAATTAATAAGCTTTTGTATGTGGCTGTGATGCTTGATCCAAGGAAGAAAAtgaggtttttgaagttttctttttttgaaatatatgagGATGAAGGGGCTAATGAGATGGTTGACTTGGTGGGGAATTTCATGGCTAGGTTGTATGATGATTACTCTAGGGTTGATTCACCAAAAGTGGTGCTACCAAGTGAGAATGAGAGGACACACATGGAAGGTGATACAGTTGGTTGTAGTGATCCGTATGCAATGGTTAATTCACGATTTGAGCGGTTTTTAGAGGTTGAGAAGTCTATAAGGTGTAGCAATGAGATGGAAAAATATTTGGCTGAAAATTGTGAGAGTAGAAGGGATGggaaatttgagattttgaggTGGTGGAAAGCCAATTCAAATGGTACCCAGTGCTGTCCAAATGGCTAG